In Liquorilactobacillus nagelii DSM 13675, the following proteins share a genomic window:
- a CDS encoding transcription repressor NadR, producing the protein MKKDSENRRNKVKNDLYNQQLSASALAKKYHVSRQTIVGDIALLRAQGEPIIATVNGYHYQKSNNLYQGIIVCQHSRQQTRRELEIIVAAQGQVLDVVVDHPLYGQLIGTLGVMTTSDIEHFMEQLTNDQAKLLSSLTNGIHLHHLACPDELTFIQIKQQLQQAGILYSGDET; encoded by the coding sequence GTGAAAAAAGATAGCGAAAACCGACGTAATAAGGTTAAAAATGACCTTTATAATCAACAACTCAGTGCGAGTGCTTTAGCAAAAAAATATCATGTTAGTCGCCAAACAATTGTTGGTGATATTGCTTTACTGCGTGCCCAAGGTGAACCGATTATTGCGACGGTCAATGGATATCATTATCAAAAAAGCAATAATCTTTATCAAGGTATAATTGTCTGTCAGCATAGTCGCCAGCAAACAAGAAGAGAGTTAGAAATCATAGTTGCTGCTCAAGGTCAGGTTTTAGATGTGGTAGTGGACCATCCACTTTACGGCCAGTTGATTGGAACACTGGGGGTAATGACTACTTCGGATATCGAACATTTCATGGAGCAATTAACTAATGATCAAGCTAAGCTCTTATCTAGTCTAACTAATGGAATTCATTTACATCACTTAGCATGTCCAGATGAACTGACATTTATTCAAATTAAACAACAATTACAACAAGCAG
- a CDS encoding phospho-sugar mutase: protein MSWEETYNSWKDYPKLDAELKKELEAIKDDSEKKEEAFYAPMEFGTAGMRGIIGAGINRMNIYTVRQATEGLARFMDTLDPAVKKRGVAISFDSRHHSEDFAHQAAGVLGAHGIPSFVFESLRPTPELSFTVRHLNTYAGIMITASHNPKQYNGYKIYGEDGGQMPPKESDLITGYVRQAVDLFAIKVANEQQLKSQGLLKIIGDDVDQAYLAEVDQITINRSLVKEEGKTLKLIFTPLHGTGAMLGEKALKQAGFTNFTMVKEQATADPEFSTVVKPNPEFPEAFDLAIKHGKEEDADLLIAVDPDADRLGVAVRQPSGEYQLLTGNQIAALMLNYILKARKAAGSLPENAAAVKSIVSSEFATAIARQYHVKMINVLTGFKFIAEQIKHFEETGSQTFMFGFEESYGYLIRPFVRDKDAIQSLVMLAEVAADYKRRQMNLYDGLQELFEKYGYYAEKTIPLTFDGIDGPEKISRLMTKFREAAPTEFAAIKITATADFQTAIKKTAAGEISKIDLPKSNVLKYYLADGSWIAVRPSGTEPKIKFYIGTQADKQAEAVAKRTAFEKALQQFAAE, encoded by the coding sequence GTGAGTTGGGAAGAAACATATAATTCTTGGAAAGATTATCCAAAATTGGATGCAGAATTAAAAAAAGAATTGGAAGCAATTAAAGATGATTCAGAAAAAAAGGAAGAAGCATTTTATGCACCAATGGAATTTGGTACGGCTGGAATGCGTGGCATAATTGGTGCTGGAATTAATCGGATGAATATTTACACTGTTCGTCAGGCTACTGAAGGGTTGGCCCGCTTTATGGATACATTAGATCCGGCGGTTAAGAAGCGTGGAGTAGCGATTAGTTTTGATTCTCGCCATCATTCAGAAGATTTTGCTCATCAAGCTGCTGGTGTTTTAGGGGCTCATGGGATTCCAAGTTTTGTTTTTGAAAGTCTCAGACCAACTCCTGAATTATCGTTCACTGTTCGTCACTTGAATACTTATGCTGGAATTATGATTACTGCTAGTCATAATCCTAAACAATATAATGGTTATAAAATTTATGGTGAAGATGGTGGTCAAATGCCACCAAAGGAATCAGATTTGATTACAGGTTACGTTCGACAGGCAGTTGATTTGTTTGCAATTAAAGTTGCCAATGAGCAGCAACTAAAATCACAAGGGCTTTTAAAAATTATTGGTGATGATGTCGACCAAGCTTATTTGGCAGAGGTTGATCAGATTACCATTAATCGTTCATTAGTTAAAGAAGAAGGCAAAACTTTAAAATTAATTTTCACACCATTACATGGGACTGGAGCAATGTTAGGTGAAAAAGCTTTAAAGCAAGCGGGATTTACTAATTTTACAATGGTTAAAGAACAGGCAACTGCTGATCCAGAATTTTCGACAGTAGTTAAACCTAATCCAGAGTTTCCGGAAGCGTTTGATTTAGCGATCAAACATGGCAAAGAAGAAGATGCTGATTTACTGATTGCGGTTGACCCCGATGCTGATCGACTTGGAGTTGCTGTTCGTCAACCATCTGGTGAGTATCAGTTGTTGACTGGTAATCAAATTGCAGCCTTAATGCTAAACTATATTTTAAAGGCACGTAAAGCAGCAGGTTCTTTGCCAGAAAATGCTGCCGCGGTTAAATCGATCGTTTCTAGTGAGTTTGCGACAGCAATTGCTAGACAGTATCATGTTAAAATGATCAATGTTTTGACTGGTTTCAAGTTTATTGCTGAACAAATCAAGCATTTTGAAGAAACCGGATCGCAGACATTTATGTTTGGCTTTGAAGAAAGTTATGGTTATTTAATTCGTCCATTTGTGCGTGATAAAGATGCAATCCAGTCATTGGTAATGTTAGCAGAAGTTGCAGCAGATTATAAGCGACGTCAGATGAACTTATACGATGGACTACAAGAATTGTTTGAAAAATACGGCTATTATGCTGAAAAAACAATTCCCTTAACTTTTGATGGAATTGATGGTCCAGAGAAAATTTCACGTTTAATGACAAAATTTCGTGAGGCGGCGCCAACTGAATTTGCTGCGATTAAAATTACAGCAACTGCTGATTTTCAAACAGCTATTAAGAAAACCGCTGCTGGTGAAATCAGCAAAATTGATTTGCCAAAATCAAATGTCTTGAAGTATTATCTAGCAGATGGTTCTTGGATTGCAGTTCGACCTTCAGGTACTGAACCAAAAATTAAATTTTATATTGGAACACAAGCTGACAAGCAAGCAGAAGCAGTAGCCAAACGGACTGCATTTGAAAAAGCTTTGCAGCAATTTGCAGCTGAATAA
- the trxB gene encoding thioredoxin-disulfide reductase, translating to MAEKKYDVIVIGAGPGGMTAALYASRANLSVLMLDRGIYGGQMNNTAEVENYPGFKSILGPDLAKEMYASATQFSAEFAYGNVENVTVAADGTKIIKTDNGDFSTQALIIATGSQYKKLQVPGEKEYSGRGVSYCAVCDGAFFRNQKVVVVGGGDSAIEEGAYLTQLASEVNVIHRRDQLRAQKILQDRAFANDKMKFTWDTIVTEIIGDGKKVTKVKTHNKKTGEDSEIATHGVFIYVGLLPVSEPFQDLGITDKAGWIIADDKMATAVPGIFALGDVRKKELRQITTAVGDGGIAGQNAYNYLESLKD from the coding sequence TTGGCAGAGAAAAAATATGATGTGATTGTAATCGGAGCAGGGCCAGGAGGAATGACGGCGGCACTTTATGCTTCACGTGCAAATTTATCGGTTTTAATGTTAGATCGCGGAATTTACGGTGGGCAAATGAATAACACTGCTGAAGTAGAGAATTATCCTGGTTTTAAATCGATTTTAGGGCCAGATTTAGCAAAAGAAATGTATGCTAGTGCAACACAGTTTTCAGCTGAATTTGCCTATGGGAATGTTGAAAACGTAACAGTTGCAGCGGATGGAACTAAAATCATCAAAACTGATAATGGGGATTTTAGCACACAGGCTTTGATTATTGCAACGGGTTCACAATATAAAAAATTGCAAGTTCCTGGTGAAAAAGAATATAGTGGACGTGGAGTTTCTTACTGTGCAGTCTGTGATGGTGCCTTTTTCCGCAATCAAAAAGTTGTGGTTGTTGGTGGTGGAGATTCAGCAATTGAAGAAGGAGCATACCTAACTCAGTTAGCTAGTGAAGTTAATGTTATTCATCGCCGAGATCAGCTGCGGGCACAGAAAATTTTACAAGATCGGGCGTTTGCTAATGATAAAATGAAATTTACCTGGGATACAATCGTTACGGAAATTATCGGTGATGGGAAAAAGGTTACTAAAGTCAAGACGCACAATAAAAAAACTGGTGAAGATAGCGAAATTGCGACCCATGGTGTTTTCATTTATGTGGGATTATTGCCAGTTAGTGAACCTTTCCAGGATTTAGGAATAACCGATAAAGCTGGGTGGATTATTGCCGATGATAAAATGGCTACGGCAGTTCCTGGAATTTTTGCTCTAGGGGATGTTCGAAAGAAAGAATTACGACAAATTACCACGGCAGTCGGGGATGGTGGAATTGCTGGTCAAAATGCTTACAATTATTTAGAATCACTTAAAGACTAA
- a CDS encoding NAD(P)H-dependent glycerol-3-phosphate dehydrogenase gives MSKVAVIGAGSWGSVLANVLVKNGLDVKIWTREEKQVAELNQQHTNRHYLPELKYDERLIATNDLAAAIKDRQVILLVIPTVAIRTVSQKIGKILQENNEQPLIVHASKGLELGTHKRISEIITEEIPAENRSGIVAFSGPSHAEEVARQDITLITAASTDLTAAKAVQKMFMNDFFRIYTNEDIVGVELGAAFKNIIALGAGALHGLGYGDDAKAALMTRGLAEISRLGVAMGAKSQTFIGLSGVGDLIVTCTSVHSRNWRAGNQLGQGIPLADVIENMGMVIEGITTNKAAYELAQQQQIDMPITQAIYQVLYQGCDIKKAITELMQREGRSE, from the coding sequence ATTAGTAAAGTGGCCGTTATTGGTGCAGGTTCTTGGGGTAGTGTGTTAGCTAATGTTTTAGTGAAAAACGGTTTAGATGTTAAAATTTGGACCCGTGAAGAAAAGCAAGTAGCTGAATTAAATCAACAACACACTAATCGTCACTACTTACCGGAACTAAAGTATGACGAACGATTGATAGCAACAAATGATTTAGCTGCGGCAATTAAAGATCGTCAAGTTATTTTATTAGTGATACCAACGGTCGCGATTCGAACTGTTTCTCAAAAAATTGGTAAAATTTTGCAAGAAAACAATGAGCAACCACTAATTGTCCACGCTAGCAAAGGACTTGAATTAGGGACTCATAAGCGAATTTCTGAAATTATAACGGAGGAGATTCCTGCTGAAAACCGGTCAGGAATTGTTGCTTTTTCTGGCCCAAGTCATGCAGAAGAAGTTGCACGTCAAGACATAACTTTAATTACAGCTGCATCAACAGATTTAACTGCTGCCAAAGCAGTTCAAAAAATGTTTATGAATGACTTTTTCCGTATTTACACCAATGAAGATATTGTCGGTGTTGAGTTAGGGGCCGCTTTTAAGAATATTATTGCTCTAGGAGCTGGGGCTTTACACGGTTTGGGTTATGGTGATGATGCTAAAGCAGCTTTAATGACACGTGGACTAGCTGAAATCTCACGCCTGGGAGTCGCAATGGGAGCTAAATCGCAAACCTTTATTGGGCTTTCAGGAGTTGGTGATCTTATTGTTACTTGTACAAGTGTCCACTCTCGCAATTGGCGAGCAGGCAATCAATTGGGTCAAGGAATACCTTTAGCGGATGTTATCGAAAATATGGGAATGGTTATTGAAGGAATTACTACCAATAAGGCTGCCTATGAATTAGCTCAACAGCAGCAAATTGATATGCCAATTACTCAAGCAATTTATCAGGTTCTGTATCAGGGATGTGATATTAAAAAGGCAATAACTGAATTAATGCAGCGTGAGGGACGTTCGGAATAG
- the lgt gene encoding prolipoprotein diacylglyceryl transferase, producing MNSFLAALNPIAFHLGGIKVHWYGIIIATGVVLAVYLSVREGKRRGLKEDDFYDLILWALPFSIISARIYYVVFQWSYYAQHLDQIYQIWDGGIAIYGCLIGAIIVISVFCHYRQIPEWLLLDVVAPTVIMAQGIGRWGNFMNQEAHGRPTTLAFLQKLHLPDFIIQQMRIRGVYYQPTFLYESLWDIAGFVVLMSLRHRPKLFKRGEVFFGYVIWYSFGRFFVEGMRTDSLMLGSLRVSQWLSVVLFIGAIAWLLHRRYWHPLAPWYLDGVTEYDEKIEE from the coding sequence TTGAACTCATTTTTAGCAGCACTAAATCCAATTGCTTTTCATTTAGGTGGAATTAAAGTCCATTGGTACGGAATTATCATTGCTACTGGAGTGGTTCTGGCAGTTTATTTGTCAGTTCGTGAAGGAAAAAGGCGCGGTCTTAAAGAAGACGATTTTTATGATTTAATTTTATGGGCTTTGCCATTTTCAATTATTTCAGCTCGAATCTATTATGTGGTGTTTCAATGGTCATACTATGCCCAGCATTTAGATCAGATTTATCAAATTTGGGATGGTGGGATAGCAATCTATGGTTGTTTAATTGGAGCGATTATTGTAATTTCGGTTTTTTGTCATTATCGGCAGATTCCAGAGTGGCTTTTACTGGATGTGGTGGCCCCAACAGTAATTATGGCCCAAGGAATCGGTCGTTGGGGCAATTTTATGAACCAAGAGGCGCATGGTCGGCCGACAACCTTAGCTTTTTTACAAAAATTACATTTACCAGATTTCATTATTCAACAAATGCGAATTAGAGGTGTTTATTATCAACCGACATTCTTATATGAATCGCTTTGGGATATAGCTGGTTTTGTTGTTTTAATGAGCTTACGTCACCGTCCAAAATTATTTAAACGCGGTGAGGTTTTCTTTGGTTACGTAATCTGGTATTCTTTTGGACGTTTCTTTGTCGAAGGAATGAGAACGGATAGTTTGATGTTGGGATCTTTACGGGTATCTCAGTGGCTATCAGTTGTTTTGTTTATTGGAGCAATTGCTTGGTTGTTACATCGACGCTATTGGCATCCGTTGGCACCTTGGTATCTTGATGGCGTAACAGAATATGATGAAAAAATTGAGGAGTGA
- the hprK gene encoding HPr(Ser) kinase/phosphatase, producing the protein MSSPVSVADLVAATGMIVFSGGKYLNERLISTSDISRPGLELTGYFAYYPAERIQLLGMTEISYARKMGTAKRQQVMQQLCQPEQTPCFVISRLLPVPEELDMAAKSAKIPVLRSKLPTTRLSSKMTDFLESRLAERQSLHGVLVDIYGLGVLITGDSGVGKSETALDLIKRGHRLIADDRVEVYQKDEQTIVGEAPQILRHLLEIRGIGIIDVMNLFGAGAVRADTQISLIVHLENWNKDKQFDRLGSGEQKVKIFDVDIPKISVPVKIGRNLAIIIEAAAMNYRAKTMGYDATKAFENNLNNLIQENSTNQ; encoded by the coding sequence GTGAGCAGTCCGGTTAGTGTGGCTGATTTAGTTGCAGCAACAGGAATGATAGTTTTTTCTGGTGGTAAATATTTAAATGAACGTTTAATTTCAACGAGTGATATTTCACGACCGGGGTTGGAGTTAACAGGCTATTTTGCGTATTATCCGGCAGAGAGAATTCAATTGTTAGGAATGACGGAAATTTCATATGCAAGGAAAATGGGAACAGCTAAAAGGCAACAAGTTATGCAGCAGCTATGTCAACCCGAGCAGACACCTTGTTTTGTGATTTCAAGATTGTTGCCAGTACCTGAAGAACTTGATATGGCAGCAAAATCGGCCAAAATTCCAGTTTTACGTTCAAAATTGCCAACGACTAGACTATCTTCTAAAATGACAGATTTTCTTGAATCACGTTTGGCTGAACGCCAGTCTTTACATGGTGTTTTAGTTGATATTTATGGGTTGGGTGTTTTAATCACTGGTGATTCTGGGGTTGGAAAATCTGAAACAGCACTTGATTTAATTAAGCGCGGTCATCGGCTAATCGCTGATGATCGAGTTGAAGTTTATCAAAAAGATGAACAGACTATTGTTGGAGAAGCTCCGCAAATTTTACGGCATTTGCTAGAAATTCGTGGAATTGGAATTATTGATGTGATGAATTTGTTTGGTGCGGGGGCAGTTCGAGCTGATACACAGATTTCATTGATTGTTCATTTGGAAAATTGGAACAAAGACAAGCAGTTTGATCGATTAGGCAGTGGAGAACAGAAAGTGAAGATTTTCGATGTAGATATTCCGAAAATTTCAGTTCCAGTTAAAATTGGTCGTAATTTGGCAATCATTATCGAAGCAGCAGCAATGAATTATCGCGCTAAAACAATGGGATACGATGCTACCAAAGCATTTGAAAATAATTTGAATAATCTAATTCAAGAAAATTCAACTAATCAGTAA
- a CDS encoding phage holin family protein, which yields MYFWQRVIINALVFIATAGFLPQYFHVSSIWVSLIAAAVLGLLNMIVKPILVVLSLPITIMSLGFFYFVINGLMLELTSKLIGTNFQFSSFGAAFFVALILSVVNLVITNHLGFK from the coding sequence ATGTACTTTTGGCAAAGAGTCATTATTAATGCCTTAGTTTTTATTGCAACAGCTGGTTTTTTACCGCAGTATTTTCATGTTTCAAGTATCTGGGTTTCGTTAATTGCTGCGGCTGTTTTAGGATTATTGAATATGATCGTTAAGCCAATTTTGGTCGTGTTGTCACTGCCAATTACGATTATGAGTTTAGGGTTCTTTTATTTTGTGATCAATGGCTTAATGCTAGAGTTAACTTCAAAGCTGATTGGAACTAATTTCCAGTTTTCAAGTTTTGGGGCAGCTTTTTTTGTGGCATTGATTTTGAGTGTTGTTAATCTAGTTATTACCAACCATTTGGGCTTTAAATAG
- a CDS encoding PspC domain-containing protein — translation MKLKGKKLRRSDSRLIAGVCGGLAEFLNFNPWIVRGIFLVLLVIPHIAWLVVSCYLILAISMPPKLGEKFFSSFFFELIRSLFKKESPQKTNYSDKKRKVIHDVREKDLKN, via the coding sequence ATGAAATTAAAAGGAAAAAAATTGCGTCGTTCAGATAGCCGCCTAATAGCTGGGGTATGTGGTGGATTAGCAGAATTTTTGAATTTTAATCCATGGATTGTCCGCGGAATTTTTTTAGTGTTATTAGTAATTCCGCACATAGCATGGTTGGTAGTGAGTTGTTATTTGATTTTAGCAATTTCAATGCCGCCTAAATTAGGTGAAAAATTTTTCAGCAGTTTTTTCTTTGAACTAATTCGAAGTTTGTTTAAAAAAGAGTCTCCTCAAAAAACAAATTATTCAGATAAAAAGCGGAAAGTTATTCACGATGTTCGTGAAAAAGATTTAAAAAATTAA
- the phoU gene encoding phosphate signaling complex protein PhoU has product MRETFDKELVQLHVRFAEMGMLVNEAIFRTVKAFVDHDQELAKMVIQNDQAINQCENQLEKMTLEIIALYQPVTSDLRDVITVLKASSDIERIADHAVSLAHATIKMKGTHRIPAIEIEIAKMGEYASQMVADVLDAYIKRNLKHAYQIAQRDLFLDQELAKIKQLCLTKMQADQKAVVSGSYYTLVATYLERIGDYVTNVCEWVVFLKKGEIVELNPGNED; this is encoded by the coding sequence TTGCGAGAAACATTTGATAAAGAATTAGTCCAATTACATGTTCGTTTTGCTGAAATGGGAATGCTCGTTAATGAAGCTATTTTTCGAACAGTAAAAGCCTTTGTTGATCATGATCAAGAATTGGCTAAAATGGTTATTCAAAATGATCAAGCTATTAATCAATGTGAAAACCAATTAGAAAAAATGACTTTGGAAATCATAGCTTTGTACCAACCAGTTACCTCGGATTTGCGTGATGTAATCACTGTTTTAAAAGCTAGCTCAGACATCGAAAGGATTGCTGACCATGCAGTTAGCCTAGCCCATGCAACAATTAAAATGAAAGGAACTCATCGAATCCCTGCAATTGAAATTGAAATTGCTAAAATGGGAGAGTATGCCTCACAGATGGTAGCAGATGTTTTAGATGCGTATATAAAACGCAATTTGAAACACGCTTACCAAATAGCACAACGGGATCTTTTTCTGGATCAAGAATTAGCTAAAATTAAGCAACTTTGTTTAACTAAAATGCAGGCTGACCAAAAAGCAGTGGTTAGTGGCTCATACTATACACTAGTTGCAACTTATTTAGAACGCATCGGTGATTATGTAACCAATGTTTGTGAGTGGGTGGTCTTTTTAAAAAAAGGCGAAATTGTTGAATTAAATCCTGGAAATGAAGATTAG
- a CDS encoding phosphate ABC transporter ATP-binding protein: MNEAILKTEHLSVRAKQPILSNINLELQSKAITAVIGPSGSGKTTLLQAFNRLNPRQLTTSGQVLFDGINIYESQIDCYQLRMNIGMLLTQPLIFPMTLKENLTIAPRFTSRLSRDELTIAIEQSLRQVHLWEKLKDKLVQKKFELNLKEQQEFCLARALLVKPRILLLDEPTALLDSAATLQFEKILLELRDHLTIVIVTHNLQQAARIADETVFLQHGKLVEFGPTRRLFTRPQQAATDHYLTKKLNS, from the coding sequence ATGAATGAGGCAATTTTAAAAACTGAGCATTTAAGTGTTCGAGCCAAGCAACCAATTTTAAGTAATATTAATCTTGAGCTTCAGTCGAAGGCTATAACGGCTGTGATTGGCCCGTCAGGTTCAGGAAAAACGACATTATTACAAGCTTTCAATCGATTGAACCCCCGTCAATTAACAACTAGTGGACAAGTTTTGTTTGACGGAATTAATATTTATGAATCACAAATTGACTGCTACCAGTTGCGCATGAACATTGGCATGCTATTGACTCAGCCTCTGATTTTTCCAATGACCTTAAAAGAAAATTTAACGATTGCCCCCCGATTTACCTCACGGCTTAGTCGGGATGAATTGACTATAGCAATTGAACAAAGCTTGCGTCAAGTTCATCTATGGGAAAAGTTAAAGGACAAATTGGTCCAAAAAAAGTTCGAACTGAACCTCAAAGAACAGCAGGAATTTTGTTTGGCAAGAGCATTATTAGTTAAACCGCGGATCTTGCTGCTTGATGAACCGACAGCTTTGTTAGATTCCGCAGCAACACTGCAGTTTGAAAAAATTCTTCTAGAGTTGAGGGATCATTTAACAATTGTCATCGTTACACATAATTTACAACAAGCCGCGCGGATTGCTGATGAAACAGTTTTTTTACAACATGGAAAATTAGTTGAGTTTGGCCCGACACGCAGATTATTTACTCGTCCGCAACAAGCTGCGACTGATCACTATTTGACTAAAAAACTTAATTCTTAA
- the pstA gene encoding phosphate ABC transporter permease PstA: MNKPVIKLTSWWEKIIKIWVYLMTVSVLAIICGLLLLIFGLGLPQLNWHFFTASSNYLTGGGVGVQLFNTLYILVLTLLISWPLAFGTAIWLFQYAQQNWFTKMIRTMLEILSSLPTIVIGLVGFLVFVVKLQLGFSILSGSLTLTILNLPLLTSTSENALRSADQRLQTAGLALGLSNWDCLRKIIIPQVRPALLTGIVLSAGRIIGETAALIYTAGQSAIALDWSNWNILSTGSPLSPFRSAETLAVHIWKINAEGTIPQTLQISTGSAALLILIIILFDTAVYGWLWLQQKTIEERKFRGPFNE; this comes from the coding sequence TTGAATAAACCAGTTATAAAGCTAACTTCGTGGTGGGAAAAAATAATAAAGATTTGGGTTTATTTGATGACAGTGAGTGTCTTAGCCATTATTTGTGGTCTATTATTGTTAATCTTTGGCCTAGGTCTGCCGCAGTTGAACTGGCATTTTTTTACAGCCAGTAGTAACTATTTAACCGGTGGCGGCGTTGGAGTTCAATTATTCAATACTTTATACATACTAGTTCTAACTTTATTAATTTCGTGGCCGTTAGCATTTGGAACTGCAATCTGGTTATTTCAATATGCACAGCAAAATTGGTTTACTAAAATGATTCGGACAATGTTGGAAATTTTAAGTTCATTGCCAACAATTGTGATTGGATTGGTTGGTTTTTTAGTTTTTGTAGTTAAACTGCAATTGGGCTTTTCAATTCTATCAGGTAGTCTAACGCTGACAATTTTAAATTTACCATTGCTAACTAGTACAAGTGAAAATGCACTACGTTCTGCTGATCAACGTTTACAAACGGCAGGATTGGCTTTGGGATTGTCAAATTGGGATTGTTTGCGAAAAATTATTATTCCGCAAGTTCGCCCAGCGCTGTTGACGGGAATTGTTTTGAGTGCAGGACGAATTATAGGTGAAACAGCAGCACTAATTTACACAGCTGGTCAGAGTGCAATAGCACTTGACTGGTCTAATTGGAATATTTTAAGTACAGGGAGTCCTTTAAGCCCTTTTCGCTCAGCTGAAACTTTAGCTGTACATATTTGGAAAATCAATGCTGAAGGAACAATTCCTCAGACATTGCAAATTTCGACTGGTTCAGCAGCATTATTAATTTTAATAATTATTTTATTTGACACAGCTGTTTACGGTTGGTTATGGTTACAACAAAAAACAATAGAAGAAAGAAAATTTCGGGGACCATTTAATGAATGA
- the pstC gene encoding phosphate ABC transporter permease subunit PstC, with product MKKSQPDLFQPAIAARREKVGHFIVSLAAMLIILLVIIVLGFTVFQGTALFRKQQFSLTAFLTGVHWLPARGSFGALPLIYGSLLVSAVSLLLAGPLALGTAIFITELSHKHWQQLFRSGLSILAGIPAVVYGLVGIVVVIPLLRELLGGTGYGWLAAAIILAVMILPVLITLTADAFAAVPRKYQVSATALGATKFQIWRTLIFPLATARLKTALVFSFAQAFGEAVAVQMVVGNAALLPIKLNSPAATLTSVITINLGDTSLNSSQNNALWSLALVLLLMSLVFNLLTHYLIRGKKDFE from the coding sequence ATGAAGAAATCTCAGCCAGATTTATTTCAACCAGCTATAGCAGCTAGGCGAGAAAAAGTTGGTCATTTTATTGTGTCACTAGCAGCAATGCTGATTATTTTGCTGGTGATAATCGTTTTGGGCTTTACAGTTTTTCAAGGAACTGCACTGTTTCGCAAACAACAATTTAGTTTAACGGCTTTTTTGACTGGAGTACACTGGCTACCTGCACGGGGCAGTTTTGGCGCATTACCATTGATTTATGGTTCATTGCTTGTGTCAGCGGTTAGTCTTTTATTAGCCGGACCTTTAGCTTTAGGAACAGCAATTTTTATAACAGAGTTGTCTCATAAGCATTGGCAGCAATTATTTCGCAGTGGCTTGTCAATTTTAGCTGGGATACCAGCAGTTGTATATGGTTTAGTCGGAATTGTTGTAGTGATTCCATTACTACGTGAGTTGTTGGGCGGGACAGGATATGGTTGGTTAGCGGCGGCAATAATTTTAGCAGTGATGATTTTACCAGTTTTAATTACTTTAACAGCAGATGCTTTTGCTGCCGTACCACGGAAATATCAAGTTAGTGCTACAGCCTTAGGAGCAACCAAGTTTCAGATTTGGCGAACATTAATTTTTCCGTTAGCGACCGCTCGTTTGAAAACAGCGTTGGTTTTTAGTTTTGCACAAGCCTTTGGTGAGGCAGTTGCAGTTCAAATGGTTGTGGGTAATGCTGCTTTATTGCCGATAAAACTTAATTCACCTGCTGCTACATTAACAAGTGTGATTACAATTAATTTAGGCGACACTTCATTGAATAGCAGTCAAAATAATGCCCTTTGGTCGTTAGCGCTGGTTTTGTTATTAATGTCACTGGTATTTAATTTGTTAACACACTATTTGATTAGAGGTAAAAAAGATTTTGAATAA